Part of the Cardiobacteriaceae bacterium TAE3-ERU3 genome, AGTACCACGACCGAAAACGATGCACCGTGTAGCAGCCCAAGAATGCTCGGTTCGGCGAGCGGGTTACGCGTCACACCCTGCATCAGCGCCCCGGCAACTGAAAGGCTCGCACCGACCACTAGCGCAATCACCGCACGCGGCAGGCGCAACTGCCAGATCACAATATGGTCAAATTTCTTCTCGTCAAAATCGAGCAAGGCATTAAATACCTCACCAAGTGGGATCGATTTCGCACCGACGGCAATATGCAGGGCAAAAGCCAACAACAATGCGAATATACACCACAACCACGGCAGCGGAATCAGCTTACGCCCAACTGCTGGCGACATCACATCCGCCTCACCACTCATGATGCATTCCCGGCTGCGTATAGGCGCGGCAGGCACACTGGATGCCCATGGGTCGGATCAGTCATGACCGCCGCATCGAGATCAAATACCTTGGCAAGATTTTCTTCAGTAAACACCTCACGCGGTGCACCGCTGGTGATGATTTGCCCATCACGCATCATCACCATGTGGTCAGCAAATGCCGCCGCCATGTTCAGCTCATGCAGCACTATGACCAACGTACGCCCGACATCGCGGGTCGCCCTCGCAAGTAGCGACAGTACATCAATCTGCACCTTCATATCGAGGAATGTGGTCGGCTCATCAAGCAGTAAAAAATCGGTCTGTTGTGCAAGGATCATTGCAATCCATACCCGTTGGCGCTGACCACCCGACATCGCACTGACCGGGCGATCGGCAAACTGGGTAATATCAGCATCCAGCATCGCCTGCTCAATCGCCTCATGATCAGCTTTTGACCACTGGCGCACCAGGGATTGATGCGGAAAGCGCCCCT contains:
- a CDS encoding ABC transporter ATP-binding protein; translation: MSDSAAQEQPRLAVHDLVVGYGDKVIIDGVNLTVANGGITALVGPNGCGKSTLVKAMARVLKPTAGTVMLDGEDVHKANSKLIAKKMALLPQGPIAPEGLTVRELVAQGRFPHQSLVRQWSKADHEAIEQAMLDADITQFADRPVSAMSGGQRQRVWIAMILAQQTDFLLLDEPTTFLDMKVQIDVLSLLARATRDVGRTLVIVLHELNMAAAFADHMVMMRDGQIITSGAPREVFTEENLAKVFDLDAAVMTDPTHGHPVCLPRLYAAGNAS